The genomic stretch ATCGCATAGGTTGTGTACGGCAAGTCCTGCAAATTGTGGCCGGGCACGCTGACTAGGGCCTGTGGGGATTCATCGAGATTTGATGATGGCGGCAGCGAGGTAGATCATGGCCTCGAAGCTGCGGTCTGTTTTGCAGGCGCGCATGGCGATGCGCTTGAACTCTTTGAGTTTACAGAAGAAGTTTTCGACGAGGTGGCGCCACGTATAGATGGCGGCATCGATCTTGAGCTTCTGTGCGCGGCCGGGGTGCTGCGAGATGACGACGCGGGCGCCACGCTCGTTGAGTTCGGTGACAAGCGCATTGCTGTCGAAGGCCTTGTCGGCGATCAGCCCGTCAAAGGCGATGCCGTCAATGAGCGGCGGCACCTCGACGCTGTCATTGCGCTGGCCCGGCATCAGCCGGAAGCGCACCAGATTGCCCAGCGCGTCGGTGAGCACCAGGATCTTGGTCGTCATGCCGCCCTTGGAGCGGCCAATGGCCTGGCTCCGAGTCCCCCTTTTACGCCCTGCCCGTGGCGGTGGACCTTCACGATCGTGGCATCGACCATGGCGTATTCCATATCCGGATCATCCGACAGCGCATCGAATATACGCCTGAAAACATCGGCTTCCCGCCAGTCGCGGAACCGCCGAAACGCCGTGCTCCAGTTGCCGAACCGCTCCGGAAGATCGCGCCATGGACTGCCCGTGCGAGCAATCCACAGCACTGCCTCCAGGAACAGCCGGTTGTTCCTCCCGCTACGTCCGGGGTCGCTCGGCTTGCCCAGGCACTGCGGCTCGATCTTCGCCCACTGGGCGTCCGTCAGAATATCTCGATCCATCCGCAGCGTGATGATGTGGACGCCCCCGCATGATCGAAGCTCCCAAGATTCATGGCGACGAAACGCCGGTCACATTGCTCATGGGTGAGGAGGCTTGGTTTACCGACGTCATCGCGCGTATCGGCAACCACCCGATCAACCGGATCGACGAATTGCTGCCATGGAACTGGCATGCGGCGAGAGAAGTCCAGAACCTGGAGTATGCTGCTTGAGCAACGCCTTCATCGTGCGGATGACAATCACCTTGGACGACGTGACCCCGGCCGTCAGCCGCGTGATCGAAGTGCCGCTGGGTATCCGGCTTGACCGTCTTCACAGCGTCTTCCAGGCGGCATTGGCGTGGACGGACAGTCATCTGTGGGAGCTGACCTTCGGCCGTACTGGCTTCGGCATCCCGGATCCCGAATATGGCTTTGGCGGTCCGCTCGATGCCCGCAAAACGACCTTGGGTCAGGCTCTGGAGGGGATGAGGGGCAAGACCTTCCGATACCTTTACGACTTCGGTGATGCCTGGGAGCACAGCGTCAAAATCCAGGGCATCGCTCCGGCCGAGCCCCAAGGCAGCTATCCTCGCCTGCTCGCAGCGACCGGCATGCGACCGCCAGAGGACTCAGGCGGACCTTGGGGCTATGCCGAGATGCTAGAGGCTCTCGCCGATCCGACCCATGAATACCATGAGGAGGCGTTGGAAGCCTTGGGCGACGACCATGATCCCGATGCTCAGCCCGACGTCGACCTCATCCATAACCGCTTAGCAGTGCTCGCAAAGAAATGACCGGCCCCCACTGAGTGGTCCGTGCTGATTGTTAGTGCATTGTCACCTCCATCGCCAGTGTCGCCCGGAGGTGGAGCGAAGCGGAACCGGAGGGCGGCACTGGCGATGGAACGGCTTCCGGGGCCGGTGGGCGGTAGCCCAGGCTGCTGTGCGGGCGAACGGTATTGTAGAACGCGGCAACGGAACGCCCACGGGACCGATGTTCGCGAGATTCTCTATCGGTGGCACCCTTGGGCGGGGCGGCGGGTTCACATTCATGAGACCGTCGAGCGGGTGGGCTTGAACATTTACCGCTGCAGTATCGGCGGTTCGATGTCGGAGCGCTGTCTTGAGGTTCCGGCATGGATGTTCGATCGCGGGATTTGCGCCAAGGTGCGTTTCGGCGCTGCTCCCCATGTTGATATTGGCGCGCTGGTTGACCTGGTAAAGCTGCTGCGGGGGACGCGCCCTATTTCGGCTCCGCCGATTTCGGGCGCAGCATCGGGCTCTCACGACTCGCATCGAGGAGGCCTTCATGCCGCGCAAGCCCATGACGTTTCAGTTCGATCTGTTTTCCAGCCCTCGCGATCCCGGGATCGCGCAGATGCCGCAGTGGCGGGCTCTGCCGATAGCGACGCGCCAGAAGTTGATGCCGCTGATCGTGCGCCTGCTCCTCGACCACGCCACCGCCGATCCCGCCCTGGCCAGGGAGGAGATGCGCGATGATATTTGAGAAGATCGGCCCCCAGCATCTCGGGCGCAAGGCGATCCTTTATGTGCGGCAGTCGTCGGCGCATCAGGTCCTGCACAATCGGGAGAGCAGCGCCTTGCAATACGCCATGCGCGATCGCCTCGTGGCGCTGGGCTGGTCGCGCATCGAGACCGTCGATGACGATCTCGGGCGATCCGCAGCAGGCGGGGTGACGCGTGCCGGTTTCGACCGGATGGTGGCCGAGGTCTGCCTCGGCAAGGTCGGCGCCGCCGCGGCGCGGGAAGTCTCGCGTTTCGCCCGCAACAGTCGCGATTGGCAGCAACTCATCGAGATGTGCCGCGTCGTCGATACTGTACTGATCGACCAGGAGATCGTGCGCCGCGCCAGGGCAACGATCGGCTGCTGCTGGGCCTGAAGGGAAGCCTCAATGAGTATGAGCTCGACCTTCTGCGGCAACGTTCTCTCTCGGCGCGCTATGAGAAGGCCCGCCGCGGCGAACTCATCGTCGCCGCTCCAGTCGGCTTTGTGAAAGCAGGGGGTCGGATCGAGAAGGATCCCGACCGCCGTGTCCAGGAAGCGATTGCCCTCGTCTTCGACAAGGTGTCCGAGCTCGGCAGCGCGCGGCGGGCGTTGCTCTGGTTCAGAGAGCATGGCCTGGATTTGCCCGCAAGACGCAACAACGGTGATGTCGTGTGGCGCAGGCCAAGTTATGCGACGATCCATCGGATGATCGATAACCCGATCTACGGCGGCGCCTATGCCTATGGTAAAACAAGTGTCGTAGCCGGATATGATGGTACCACCATGCGGTCGAGGAGTCGTCGCAAAGGGCGGGATGAGTGGCTGGCGCTGATCCCCGGCTCACATGAAGGGTATGTCAGCTGGGAGCGATCGGAGGATATCCGTAAACAAGTGAGCGACAATGTCCCCATCAGCCGACATCACGGCGCCCCGAAGCACGGCGACGCCCTCCTCGCAGGGCTGGTTCGCTGTCGGCGCTGCGGACGCAAGCTGACCGTGCGCTACACCGGCACCAAGCACGATATTCCCCGTTACTCCTGCTGGCGCGGCCTACTCGATAATGGCGAACCGCGCTGCATCGCCTTCGGCGGATTGCGCGTCGATGACGCGATCGAGCAAGCGCTCATCCCGGTCATCGAGCCCGGCGCGATCACGGCCGCAGTCGAGGCCGAGACACAGGCTTCCGGTCACCGCGACCAGGTTCGGGACGCGCTGACGCGCGATCTCGAGGCTGCCAGCTACGACGTGGATCGGGCCTTCCGGCAATATGACGCCACCGATCCGCAGAACCGACTGGTGGCGGCAGAGTTGGAGACGAGATGGAACCGGGCGCTTGCGCGGGTCGGCGAGATCGAGGCTCGGATCGCCGCGCACGATGGATCAACACCGGATCGAGCATCACTGTCTTGCGCCGATATCGCCGAGCTCGCGACCGATCTCAAAGCCGTCTGGACGGCTCAGCGGACCAACGCACGTCTCAAGAAGCGCATCGTGCGCACCCTCATTCATGAGGTTGTCGCCGACATCGACGATGACGCCTCCGAGATCGTCCTGCTGGTCCATTGGGCCGGTGGCATTCATAGCGAGTTGCGGTTGCCGAAGCGACGCCGCGGGCAGCGCAACGCGACATCTGCCGATATCCTCGCTGCCGTCCGGCAACTCGTTCTCATCGCCAGTGACGATCTGATCGCTGGCATCCTCAACCGCAATGGTCTGATGACGGGCAACGGCAATCGCTGGACGCGCGAACGTGTCACTGCGCTCCGGTCGCATCACAGGATTCCAGTGTTTCGGGCCGCGCCGGATGGAGACGAGCCGTGGCTCAACCTGAGCGGCGCCGCGCGCCATGTCGGCGTTACCGCCAAGACGCTTCGGCTCGCTGCCGAAGCGGGTGATATCGAAGCGATCCATCCCTTGCCCGATGGGCCTTGGATATTCAGCAGAGCCGAGCTTACCGGTCCAGGCGCTCGACAGATCGCCGACCGCGCGCGGCTGAACCCAAAATACCCCACGGGATCGCACCCCGATCAGCAAAGCCTATTCACTTCAACAACATAGACAGATGGGTGTTATGAAACAGGATTGTAATAGGTGATCCACCGGCCGAGGCCAGCCGCAACTCCGAGCCGGTCTCGAAGGCATGAAGGTAGACGCATTCGTACTTCAATGACCGCCAAAGGCGTTCGATGAAGACGTTGTCCATCCAGCGGCCCGTCCCGTCCATGCTGATGCGGACCTCGGCGTCGCGCAGCACGCTGGTGACGGCTTGCGACGTAAATTGGCTGCCCTGGTCGGTATTGAAGATCTCGGGCGCCCTGGAACTGGGCACCTCGGATGCAGGTTGCTAAGGCCGCCTGATGTCGGAACCGTCGATGGTGTTCACCGCTCGCTACGCCGCGAGATGGCTCGGCGTCGACATCGACGTGGTCGAGGTACTTGCCCGGGAGATGGCCCCCGAAGACGGTTGCCTCGCCGTCATCGACAGCCTCGACGACGACGCTGTCTCCACAACAGCGTTCACCCGGCGCGGTCTCGACCACCTCGACGAACTTCTCAATCAGCGGCGCTCGGACTTCATGCAGGAAAGCTGACACCACCCGCGGCCTTCGGCGGATGGATACGATGAAATCGGGGTCGCCGTGCTATCATTGCCTCGGCAACCTTGAGAGGTAGGGTTCTCGCTTAGCGAGCCGAGCTTACGCTCCCTTTGGGGCATTGCATGGTGAGCGCCAGCACCTGATCGACTTGGCGGACCACTTCCAACTCCACGCCCCGCTTTGCCGCTGGCATGACGATGATCCGAGAGATCATGCTGCGCGCTCGCGGAACAGCTTCGATGGCGGCATGCGGCTCAGCCAGTGCAGCCTCCAACGCCTCGACTTGCCGGCGATACTCCTCCTCCAGCCGAGGGTGGAAGCTCAGCACCGTCGGGATCGCGTCTATGCTGGAAAGCTCACGGGTCAGCCGCTCCGTGTCCGCCTTCGCCGCAGCCAGCATGACCCGTATCTCTGCAAACTCGCTGCCGCCATCCGCAAAGGCTTCGAGCATACGCTTCGCCTTGCGCTCCGCCTCGCAGAGCTGGCGCTCGATTCGCGCGCGATCACGGGTGAGGGCGGCTGACTGGCGCGCGAAGTCACGATGGTATTCGCGGACATAGGCGGCCACCACGTCGGGGGCGAGCATGTTGGCCTTCAGATCGGCGAGCACGCGGCGCTCATATTGGCGCGTCGCGATGTTGCGGTTGTTGGCGCAGGCATTGCCCAGGCGGTGGCGGCTGCATCCCCAGTTGAGGCTGCTGATCTTGATCCACGGTCCGCCGCAGACGCCGCATTCCCCCAGGCCTGAAAGCAGATGCTTCGGCCGGCGCTGTCGATCGACGGGAACGCCTCTGTTCGCTTCGATGCGATCATGGACCCGCTGCCAGAGCGCGTCGTCGACAATGCGCAGGTCGGGCACATCGTGCTCGACGATAGCCGTCCGGTCCGGGTTGGGCCGCATCAACTTGCGCCGCGTCACCGGGTTCATCGCCGACTTGGATCGGCCGTAGACCAGCTTGCCCAGGTAGACGCGATTACGAAGGATGCCGAAGCCGGTCTTGTTGTGGCCGAGGATCGTGCTCGTCTGCCAGATCGCGCCGCCGCGCGGCGGTCGCACACCCTCTGCATTAAGCGTCATGGCGATGGCGCGCGGGCTGATACCGGCGGCGTACTCGCGGAAGATCCTGCGCACCACCTCTGCGCGCTCCGCATCGATTTCGCGTAGCCCGGCGACGAGCTGACCGCGCTCGTCCAGCCGATTGGCGATGCGGTAGCCATAAGCTACGCCGCTGGACGCCCGGCCCCGGTTGATGTTGGCGATATGGCCGCGCCTGCTGCGCGCTGCGAGATCGGTGCGGAACTGAGAGTCGGTAAAGCCCTTGATCAGGCCGATGATCGGCGTGACCGTACCGTCGAACAGGGTAAAAAGCCGTGCTCCGGCGAATTCCAGCCGTTCGCGGATCATGTGCGCGTCGGCAACGTGTCGGGAGACGCGATCCGTGGATTCGGCAAGCACCTGGTCGATGCCGCCGCCCTCCACCAAGCGGAGCATAGAACTTAGGCCGGGGCGCTGATCTTCGCCGATACCGGCGGCGCCGGAGGTCGCGACATCCTGAAACACGGCGATGACCGGCCAGCCTTCGCGATCGGCGCGCTCACGGCAGACGGCAATCTGATCTTCGGCGGAGCGAGGATTCTGGTTATCGCTGCTGAAGCGGGCGTAGATCACGGTACGCACCGAATATCTCCCTTTTGGAGCGAAAAGCGGCTATGTCTCTGGTAACATTAGCGCGCGCGAGTGCCTCGGCGAACGCAATCATATCCGTATCGG from Sphingomonas hengshuiensis encodes the following:
- a CDS encoding IS5 family transposase (programmed frameshift), producing MDRDILTDAQWAKIEPQCLGKPSDPGRSGRNNRLFLEAVLWIARTGSPWRDLPERFGNWSTAFRRFRDWREADVFRRIFDALSDDPDMEYAMVDATIVKVHRHGQGVKGGPRSQAIGRSKGGMTTKILVLTDALGNLVRFRLMPGQRNDSVEVPPLIDGIAFDGLIADKAFDSNALVTELNERGARVVISQHPGRAQKLKIDAAIYTWRHLVENFFCKLKEFKRIAMRACKTDRSFEAMIYLAAAIIKSR
- a CDS encoding plasmid pRiA4b ORF-3 family protein, with translation MSNAFIVRMTITLDDVTPAVSRVIEVPLGIRLDRLHSVFQAALAWTDSHLWELTFGRTGFGIPDPEYGFGGPLDARKTTLGQALEGMRGKTFRYLYDFGDAWEHSVKIQGIAPAEPQGSYPRLLAATGMRPPEDSGGPWGYAEMLEALADPTHEYHEEALEALGDDHDPDAQPDVDLIHNRLAVLAKK
- a CDS encoding recombinase family protein — protein: MIFEKIGPQHLGRKAILYVRQSSAHQVLHNRESSALQYAMRDRLVALGWSRIETVDDDLGRSAAGGVTRAGFDRMVAEVCLGKVGAAAAREVSRFARNSRDWQQLIEMCRVVDTVLIDQEIVRRARATIGCCWA
- a CDS encoding recombinase family protein — its product is MPRRRYCTDRPGDRAPRQGNDRLLLGLKGSLNEYELDLLRQRSLSARYEKARRGELIVAAPVGFVKAGGRIEKDPDRRVQEAIALVFDKVSELGSARRALLWFREHGLDLPARRNNGDVVWRRPSYATIHRMIDNPIYGGAYAYGKTSVVAGYDGTTMRSRSRRKGRDEWLALIPGSHEGYVSWERSEDIRKQVSDNVPISRHHGAPKHGDALLAGLVRCRRCGRKLTVRYTGTKHDIPRYSCWRGLLDNGEPRCIAFGGLRVDDAIEQALIPVIEPGAITAAVEAETQASGHRDQVRDALTRDLEAASYDVDRAFRQYDATDPQNRLVAAELETRWNRALARVGEIEARIAAHDGSTPDRASLSCADIAELATDLKAVWTAQRTNARLKKRIVRTLIHEVVADIDDDASEIVLLVHWAGGIHSELRLPKRRRGQRNATSADILAAVRQLVLIASDDLIAGILNRNGLMTGNGNRWTRERVTALRSHHRIPVFRAAPDGDEPWLNLSGAARHVGVTAKTLRLAAEAGDIEAIHPLPDGPWIFSRAELTGPGARQIADRARLNPKYPTGSHPDQQSLFTSTT
- a CDS encoding recombinase family protein, with product MRTVIYARFSSDNQNPRSAEDQIAVCRERADREGWPVIAVFQDVATSGAAGIGEDQRPGLSSMLRLVEGGGIDQVLAESTDRVSRHVADAHMIRERLEFAGARLFTLFDGTVTPIIGLIKGFTDSQFRTDLAARSRRGHIANINRGRASSGVAYGYRIANRLDERGQLVAGLREIDAERAEVVRRIFREYAAGISPRAIAMTLNAEGVRPPRGGAIWQTSTILGHNKTGFGILRNRVYLGKLVYGRSKSAMNPVTRRKLMRPNPDRTAIVEHDVPDLRIVDDALWQRVHDRIEANRGVPVDRQRRPKHLLSGLGECGVCGGPWIKISSLNWGCSRHRLGNACANNRNIATRQYERRVLADLKANMLAPDVVAAYVREYHRDFARQSAALTRDRARIERQLCEAERKAKRMLEAFADGGSEFAEIRVMLAAAKADTERLTRELSSIDAIPTVLSFHPRLEEEYRRQVEALEAALAEPHAAIEAVPRARSMISRIIVMPAAKRGVELEVVRQVDQVLALTMQCPKGSVSSAR